A single genomic interval of Patescibacteria group bacterium harbors:
- a CDS encoding calcium/sodium antiporter, producing MEIVNSLILFVIGFYILIRGAQFLVRGAVSVANIFKVSSWFVGVVVVGIGTSIPELSINLASVFNGNNIGLATIIGSNTFNILVILGLSAIFMPIVIQRDWFAKDFLLNVVAVMVAAIFILFPVLGPADFNGIARAEGIVLFGLFIAWVFFMLSRRHTQEEGESYGAATFLTASIMIVGGIIGVFLGGMWVVDGAQTIATFFDIAPTLVGLTLVAIGTSLPELTVSLVALYKKRLGIAVGNVIGSNIFDFLGILGITALAKPIMVLESVQFDIFAALLATLVLMVVSFTGKRFNITRRDGFVLILLYIAYITFLFM from the coding sequence TATTGGTTTTTATATCCTTATCAGAGGAGCGCAGTTTCTCGTTCGCGGAGCGGTGTCGGTTGCAAATATTTTTAAAGTATCCAGCTGGTTTGTTGGTGTTGTGGTGGTTGGAATCGGTACATCTATTCCAGAACTCAGTATAAACTTAGCATCGGTATTCAATGGAAACAACATTGGTCTTGCGACCATCATCGGGAGCAATACATTTAATATTTTAGTTATTTTGGGGCTATCGGCTATTTTTATGCCAATAGTCATACAGCGGGATTGGTTTGCCAAAGACTTTCTCCTGAATGTAGTGGCGGTAATGGTTGCGGCAATCTTTATATTGTTTCCGGTATTAGGGCCGGCTGATTTCAATGGAATAGCTCGAGCTGAAGGAATAGTTCTCTTCGGGCTCTTTATTGCATGGGTATTCTTTATGCTCTCCCGCAGGCACACTCAGGAAGAAGGTGAGAGTTATGGCGCCGCCACTTTTCTTACTGCTTCTATAATGATAGTAGGCGGAATCATAGGTGTCTTTTTAGGAGGCATGTGGGTAGTAGACGGTGCCCAAACCATAGCAACATTTTTTGATATTGCGCCAACACTTGTTGGTCTTACGCTCGTTGCGATCGGGACATCTCTGCCCGAGCTTACGGTGTCGTTAGTAGCTCTCTATAAAAAAAGGTTGGGTATTGCAGTAGGCAATGTCATCGGTTCAAATATTTTTGATTTTTTGGGTATCTTGGGAATCACTGCTCTTGCAAAGCCAATTATGGTTTTAGAATCTGTACAGTTTGATATTTTTGCGGCGCTTCTTGCCACTCTTGTGTTGATGGTGGTGTCGTTTACCGGCAAGAGGTTTAACATAACCCGTCGCGACGGTTTTGTTCTTATACTGCTATACATTGCGTATATAACATTTTTATTTATGTGA